Proteins encoded together in one Quercus lobata isolate SW786 chromosome 3, ValleyOak3.0 Primary Assembly, whole genome shotgun sequence window:
- the LOC115978879 gene encoding putative SNAP25 homologous protein SNAP30 yields MFGFMKSPVNKVFRQKSVEPGFPASSSSNPFDSDSESDATHTKPAKRTSSEPLLITPNFNTNPFDDDDDGRRGASSSSSSYSGSAAAKDRYRNDFHDSGGLQNQSVQDLENYAVYKAEETTKTTNNCLKLAEEIREDATKTLDMLHHQGEQITRTHQMAVDTDKDLSRGEKLLNNLGGMFSKTWKPKKTREITGPIITADNSSKRSVNHSEQREKLGLAHVPKGWSASRTTPPEPTNALQKVEVQKAKQDDALSDLSNILGDLKSMAADMGGELDRQNKSLNHLDDDVDELNHRVKGANQRTRRLLGK; encoded by the exons ATGTTTGGGTTTATGAAATCACCTGTGAACAAGGTTTTTAGGCAGAAATCAGTGGAGCCTGGATTCCCGGCTTCTTCTAGTTCTAATCCTTTTGATTCAGATTCTGAATCTGATGCCACTCATACTAAACCTGCAAAACGAACCTCTTCCGAACCTCTGTTAATAACCCCAAATTTTAATACCAacccttttgatgatgatgatgatgggagAAGAGGggcttcttcatcatcatcctcatatTCTGGATCTGCAGCAGCAAAAGACAGATACAGAAATGATTTCCATGACTCAGGAGGATTACAGAACCAGAGTGTACAGGATCTGGAGAATTATGCCGTGTACAAAGCTGAAGAGACAACAAAGACAACTAACAATTGCCTGAAGCTTGCAGAGGAAATAAGGGAGGATGCTACTAAGACCCTTGATATGTTGCATCATCAGGGTGAGCAAATCACAAGAACCCACCAGATGGCTGTTGATACGGATAAGGATCTGAGTCGG GGAGAGAAGCTTTTAAATAACCTTGGTGGCATGTTCTCTAAGACTTGGAAGCCAAAGAAGACCCGGGAGATTACAGGGCCTATAATTACAGCAG ATAATTCATCCAAAAGAAGTGTAAACCACTCAGAGCAGAGGGAAAAGTTGGGTTTAGCTCATGTACCCAAAGGATGGTCAGCTTCTCGAACAACTCCTCCTGAACCAACAAACGCCTTGCAGAAAGTTgag GTGCAGAAGGCAAAGCAAGATGATGCCCTTTCGGATCTAAGTAATATCTTGGGTGATTTGAAGAGTATGGCAGCTGACATGGGAGGCGAGCTTGACAG GCAAAATAAATCTCTTAATCATCTTGATGATGACGTGGATGAGCTGAACCACCGAGTGAAAGGTGCCAACCAACGTACACGCCGTTTGCTTGGGAAGTGA
- the LOC115979013 gene encoding lamin-like protein, translating to MMEGTSLRKLVVSIVIVMMMVELTKAELHYVGGNKAGWTPNTNFSEWTSHEKFLVGDWLFFGFNKVLYTVFEVNETSYEKCIVQDFIKNITKGGRDVFELTEAKKYYFICKDYCFGGMKVAINVQDIPAPAPAPDKNASPSNHSIQVTPVMVLAIAMIWAFLFKYY from the exons ATGATGGAGGGTACAAGTTTGAGAAAATTGGTAGTGAGCATAGtaatagtgatgatgatggtggaaTTAACGAAAGCTGAATTGCATTACGTTGGAGGTAATAAGGCTGGTTGGACACCAAACACCAACTTCTCGGAGTGGACAAGTCACGAGAAATTTCTAGTTGGGGACTGGCTTt TTTTTGGATTCAACAAGGTACTGTATACTGTATTTGAGGTGAATGAGACCAGCTATGAGAAGTGCATTGTGCAGGACTTCATAAAGAACATAACAAAGGGTGGACGTGATGTATTTGAGCTAACTGAGGCAAAGAAATATTACTTCATTTGCAAAGACTACTGCTTTGGGGGAATGAAAGTTGCCATCAATGTCCAAGATATCCCAGCTCCAGCACCTGCCCCAGATAAAAATGCTTCTCCATCAAATCACAGCATTCAAGTTACCCCAGTTATGGTGCTTGCCATTGCTATGATTTGGGCTTTCCTCTTCAAGTATTATTAG